One part of the Natronomonas salsuginis genome encodes these proteins:
- the truA gene encoding tRNA pseudouridine(38-40) synthase TruA, whose product MRAFRVAYDGSGYRGFQRQSHGETIEDTIFAGLDALGIEFDDGAPVGYAAAGRTDAGVSARTQTVAFDAPEWLSPRAFNSELPASIRAWASADVPDDFHATHDAAERRYRYFLHAPAVDDELARAACRRLSGEHDFHNFTPDDDGTVRDLSMSTRRADAFLVIDCVAGGFARQLVRRLVSVVEAIGRGAREPSFLTLALGSDPLSGPEGIAPAAPEPLVLLNVVYPGVEFETDDDAFATTRKIFDRRRRRRLATARVVGSLVDGEP is encoded by the coding sequence ATGCGCGCGTTCCGGGTGGCCTACGACGGTTCGGGCTATCGAGGCTTCCAGCGACAGTCCCATGGCGAGACGATAGAGGACACGATCTTCGCGGGGCTCGACGCGCTCGGTATCGAGTTCGACGACGGCGCGCCGGTCGGCTACGCGGCCGCCGGCCGGACCGACGCCGGCGTCTCGGCGCGCACGCAGACGGTCGCCTTCGACGCGCCCGAATGGCTGTCCCCCCGCGCGTTCAACAGCGAACTCCCAGCATCGATTCGCGCGTGGGCATCCGCCGACGTACCCGACGACTTCCACGCGACCCACGACGCCGCAGAGCGACGCTACCGGTACTTCCTCCACGCTCCCGCGGTCGACGACGAACTGGCACGAGCGGCCTGCCGACGGCTCTCCGGCGAACACGACTTTCACAACTTCACGCCCGACGACGACGGGACCGTCCGAGACCTCTCGATGTCGACCCGACGTGCGGACGCGTTTTTGGTGATCGACTGCGTCGCTGGCGGGTTCGCCAGACAGCTCGTCCGTCGGCTCGTCTCGGTCGTCGAGGCGATCGGGCGTGGAGCCCGTGAGCCGTCGTTTCTCACCCTCGCGCTCGGTTCCGACCCGCTCTCGGGCCCGGAGGGGATCGCCCCCGCCGCCCCCGAACCGCTGGTCCTCCTGAACGTCGTTTACCCCGGCGTCGAGTTCGAGACTGACGACGACGCGTTCGCGACCACGCGGAAGATCTTCGATCGGCGACGCAGACGCCGGCTCGCGACGGCGCGCGTCGTCGGGTCGTTGGTGGACGGCGAGCCGTAG